From Trichoderma atroviride chromosome 1, complete sequence, one genomic window encodes:
- a CDS encoding uncharacterized protein (EggNog:ENOG41), with amino-acid sequence MGESAAAADAEAAKNSEVDGPTVVNIAEAGDIILDVTFETSKETLKKSQKASALALKKPSGAPQPALKRKVTVAYRVSQAALKKHSQYFANLLSNPKFSEASAIDEVYKKLAALKIEPGKADAADLPWIRITDDDEATKAAGREHVFEDMLKIIHQKPLKAPRVGLSEVTTMAILADRFDCLTAVARSLNGLRWPVTNNRPFADDSGRNTDAEQTLREKILVSWLLSNGMKLHQAARELVVRGSRLWSDYSEEREELTAAWWHLPEGIEEELEYRRECVLNTIASVQRHFLNLYCSKERQCKLGYDSSGACDSFQLGQMLKFLVSKNLLFLVDYTSPSLEAVPDGAMINIDDLLNTLKQCPNYQIDKHHTNCGLKIRMDPITDYIRTMLSASGTSIAHADWKKRRSEVSWTQLRDRRLREDEEEVKFVFTRAVASDQRLRYEAAMYTDRLSKGLFTASSWDWTPEA; translated from the exons ATGGGCGAGTCTGCGGCAGCCGCAGAcgcagaggctgccaagaatTCTGAAGTAGACGGCCCAACAGTCGTCAACATCGCCGAGGCCGGCGATATCATTCTGGACGTGACGTTCGAAACCTCCAAGGAAACGCTCAAGAAGTCGCAGAAGGCGTCAGCCCTGGCACTTAAGAAGCCCAGCGGCGCCCCTCAGCCCGCTCTCAAGCGCAAGGTGACTGTTGCGTATCGGGTCAGCCAAGCCGCCCTGAAGAAGCACTCTCAGTATTTCGCCAACCTCTTGTCCAACCCAAAGTTTAGTGAGGCCTCGGCCATTGATGAGGTGTACAAGAAACTTGCGGCATTGAAGATTGAGCCTGGCAAGGCAGATGCCGCAGACCTGCCGTGGATCAGAATCAcggatgacgacgaagccACAAAGGCGGCGGGCCGCGAACATGTGTTTGAGGACATGCTCAAGATCATCCACCAGAAGCCACTCAAGGCGCCGAGGGTAGGCTTGTCGGAGGTCACCACAATGGCTATTCTCGCAGACCGCTTCGACTGTCTCACGGCGGTGGCTCGCTCGCTTAATGGGCTCCGCTGGCCAGTGACGAACAATCGACCCTTTGCCGATGACAGTGGCCGTAACACGGATGCGGAGCAGACGCTTCGGGAGAAGATTCTCGTTTCCTGGCTCCTCAGCAATGGCATGAAGCTGCATCAAGCGGCGCGAGAGCTTGTCGTGCGAGGATCTCGTCTGTGGAGCGACTACTCCGAAGAGCGTGAGGAGTTGACGGCTGCGTGGTGGCATTTGCCCGAAGGCATAGAAG AGGAACTCGAGTACCGGAGAGAATGCGTCTTGAATACCATTGCGTCTGTTCAGCGCCACTTCCTGAATCTGTACTGCTCCAAGGAGAGACAGTGCAAGCTTGGCTATGACTCCAGTGGAGCCTGTGATTCATTCCAGCTTGGACAAATGCTCAAGTTCTTGGTGTCGAAAAATCTGCTGTTCCTCGTCGACTACACTTCGCCGTCTCTCGAGGCTGTGCCAGACGGCGCTATGATCAACATTGATGATCTCCTCAACACTCTCAAGCAGTGCCCCAACTATCAAATCGACAAGCACCACACAAATTGCGGGCTTAAAATCCGCATGGATCCAATTACAGACTATATTCGGACCATGCTGAGCGCAAGCGGCACTTCCATCGCCCATGCCGACTGGAAGAAGCGTCGATCGGAGGTGTCGTGGACGCAGCTGAGAGACCGCCGGCTTagagaggatgaagaagaagtcaagtTTGTCTTCACTAGAGCAGTGGCAAGCGATCAGCGGCTTCGTTACGAAGCAGCCATGTATACCGATAGACTGTCGAAAGGCCTCTTCACGGCAAGCTCGTGGGACTGGACTCCTGAAGCCTAG